From a region of the Cucumis sativus cultivar 9930 chromosome 6, Cucumber_9930_V3, whole genome shotgun sequence genome:
- the LOC105435750 gene encoding uncharacterized protein LOC105435750 isoform X1 — translation MLDMEFPELSLAPTRQFVKSDEMNSSSSKHLVEISSQCSRKRKLLLHDHHHFIKSQTSVDLQLKDPLPLHWEQCLDLQLVQSGKMYYLNRKTLRKSWNWPKDQDHHQQHHHQKLDLALELNNINSPSSKADNLMNFGHEHGNYSFSESSNMVALPCLNCHLLVILSKSSPSCPNCKHFHTLFPNCPSSPNSPPNTLPLLN, via the exons atgttggATATGGAATTTCCTGAGTTGTCTTTGGCTCCAACAAGGCAGTTTGTGAAAAGTGATGAGATGAATTCTTCCTCATCAAAGCACTTAGTAGAAATTAGCAGCCAATGTTCTAGGAAGAGGAAGCTTCTTCTACATGATCATCATCACTTTATTAAGTCTCAAACAAGTGTTGATCTTCAACTCAAAgatcctcttcctcttcattGGGAGCAATGTCTTGATCTTCAG CTAGTGCAGTCAGGGAAAATGTACTATCTAAACAGAAAAACATTAAGGAAGAGTTGGAATTGGCCAAAAGATCAAGATCATCATCAACAACATCATCACCAAAAGCTAGACTTGGCGTTGGAGCTCAACAACATTAATTCTCCATCATCAAAAGCTGataatttgatgaattttggACATGAACATggaaattattctttttcagaAAGTAGCAACATGGTGGCTTTGCCTTGTCTCAATTGCCACCTTCTTGTTATTCTCTCAAAGTCTTCTCCATCTTGTCCTAATTGCAAGCATTTTCATACCCTTTTTCCAAATTGCCCTTCTTCACCCAACTCCCCTCCTAACACCTTGCCACTCTTGAACTAG
- the LOC105435750 gene encoding uncharacterized protein LOC105435750 isoform X2, with product MLDMEFPELSLAPTRQFVKSDEMNSSSSKHLVEISSQCSRKRKLLLHDHHHFIKSQTSVDLQLKDPLPLHWEQCLDLQSGKMYYLNRKTLRKSWNWPKDQDHHQQHHHQKLDLALELNNINSPSSKADNLMNFGHEHGNYSFSESSNMVALPCLNCHLLVILSKSSPSCPNCKHFHTLFPNCPSSPNSPPNTLPLLN from the exons atgttggATATGGAATTTCCTGAGTTGTCTTTGGCTCCAACAAGGCAGTTTGTGAAAAGTGATGAGATGAATTCTTCCTCATCAAAGCACTTAGTAGAAATTAGCAGCCAATGTTCTAGGAAGAGGAAGCTTCTTCTACATGATCATCATCACTTTATTAAGTCTCAAACAAGTGTTGATCTTCAACTCAAAgatcctcttcctcttcattGGGAGCAATGTCTTGATCTTCAG TCAGGGAAAATGTACTATCTAAACAGAAAAACATTAAGGAAGAGTTGGAATTGGCCAAAAGATCAAGATCATCATCAACAACATCATCACCAAAAGCTAGACTTGGCGTTGGAGCTCAACAACATTAATTCTCCATCATCAAAAGCTGataatttgatgaattttggACATGAACATggaaattattctttttcagaAAGTAGCAACATGGTGGCTTTGCCTTGTCTCAATTGCCACCTTCTTGTTATTCTCTCAAAGTCTTCTCCATCTTGTCCTAATTGCAAGCATTTTCATACCCTTTTTCCAAATTGCCCTTCTTCACCCAACTCCCCTCCTAACACCTTGCCACTCTTGAACTAG
- the LOC101209356 gene encoding clathrin interactor EPSIN 3 isoform X1 — translation MKKVFGQTVRDIKREVNKTVLKVPRLEQKVLDATSNEPWGPHGSLLAEIAQASKNYHEYQMIMAVIWKRVNDSGKNWRHVYKGLTVLEYLVAHGSERVIDEIKDHAYQLSGLSSFQYIDSSGRDQGTNVRKKSHSLVVLVNDPERISEIRQKASVNRDKFRSPSLASGVHRPGYGDRYDDDFHEGRYGSRDEDRNSNGNGREREYDYRDDDRGRNSNSNRRDGDHYSRDGEERHGRDSPRDGDNWGRRSVDDHQYGAKRDQDRDRDDSARDGSGRGDVRSPDVRHHDHKFSEQDTGAPPSYEEAVSESRSPPAHSERDQESSTSTPATSSAPPTSAPSQSSPVHGAPTAAGQLIGNFDEFDPRSSVTAAPTIAPNNVEMDLLGSLTDFPSNPMAIMPTASANVTGAFEPDSHIHSGVGTPQTTTPIASINNQSFEDPFGDTPFKAMPSDDGAPQFHSSAMTDPLQSSLHQNVGQSHPSTVIDPLQSSLHQSHGQSHPSTMTGSFQSSMNEHLGQSQGMIQETNQVSNSEYGNVFSASTGASGLSCLQAPSEPQFLQGPSTIPDPEIDILADILPPSGPPSNTSSLATYSFPSDQRALPTPFSDPGQPTQQNFTALSNQPSEPNGSSFLNVQSQPGATASLNSNMAFQPQNAPTVQFDYGAPQGGSTKPTGEVGYGASQGGTTVPTGQVGYGPPQGGFAAPSGQCGYGPPHGGSAAPTGQFSYGGGPQGVPAAPTEQFGYGEGPQGGSSAPFYTQMASASSPNSQANSGSYFVQNGGCAAPVTSQTSQQNPSGPIVPLGSGNVQHHGFPAPPLASQGAYQVPNGHAAQQKSDDFLGSILPQAAPPQVPSQQGFPTSMGSLSIVSQPSKGKFETKSTVWADTLNRGLVDLNISGPKTNPLADIGVDFDAINRKEKRMEKPTTTAVTSTITMGKAMGSGSGVGRAGASALRGPPNPMMGSGMGMNHAGMGGPYGGTNQPMGMGMGVGMGMGMGMNNTGVNPGMGMNPGMGMGMGMNPGMGMNPGMGMNPGMGMGMGMGMNPGNMGMGQTMQFQPPGAFQPGSNASGSYNPMMGGYAPQQSYGGGYQ, via the exons ATGAAGAAGGTCTTTGGTCAGACTGTTAGGGATAT AAAGAGAGAAGTTAATAAGACGGTGCTTAAAGTTCCTCGACTAGAGCAGAAg GTTCTTGATGCTACTAGCAATGAGCCTTGGGGCCCTCATGGATCACTTCTCGCTGAGATTGCACAAGCAAGCAAAAACTA CCATGAGTATCAGATGATCATGGCGGTAATCTGGAAGCGTGTTAATGACTCCGGCAAAAATTGGCGGCATGTGTACAAG GGTTTAACTGTCTTGGAGTATCTGGTGGCTCATGGATCAGAGCGAGTAATAGACGAGATCAAGGATCATGCATACCAATTATCA GGCTTGTCCAGCTTTCAATATATTGATTCCAGTGGAAGGGATCAAGGAACAAATGTTCGAAAGAAGTCACATAGTCTTGTGGTTCTTGTGAATGATCCGGAAAGAATCAGTGAGATCAGGCAGAAGGCTAGCGTCAACAGGGACAA GTTTCGAAGTCCGTCATTAGCCAGCGGAGTACATAGACCGGGGTATGGAGACCGTTACGATGATGATTTTCATGAGGGACGCTATGGAAGCAGGGATGAAGATAGGAATAGCAATGGTAATGGAAGGGAAAGGGAATATGACTACAGAGATGACGACCGTGGTAGGAATTCCAACTCAAATAGACGTGATGGAGATCACTATAGCAGAGATGGTGAAGAACGACATGGAAGAGATAGTCCCAGGGATGGAGATAATTGGGGGCGAAGAAGTGTTGATGACCACCAATATGGTGCAAAAAGGGATCAAGATAGAGACCGTGATGACAGTGCTCG TGATGGTAGTGGAAGAGGTGATGTCAGGTCACCGGATGTGAG GCATCATGATCATAAATTTTCAGAGCAAGACACTGGCGCACCTCCTAGTTATGAAGAGGCAGTGAGTGAGTCTCGAAGCCCACCAGCTCATAGTGAAAG AGACCAAGAATCCTCAACCTCTACTCCTGCTACTTCATCTGCGCCTCCTACCAGTGCACCTAGCCAGTCAAGTCCCGTACATGGTGCTCCAACAGCTGCAGGCCAGTTAATTGGAAACTTTGACGAATTTGACCCTCGCAGTTCAGTTACAG CTGCGCCAACTATTGCACCAAACAATGTTGAGATGGACTTACTTGGCTCACTGACCGATTTTCCTTCAAACCCAATGGCCATTATGCCAACGGCATCTGCAAATGTGACTGGGGCCTTTGAGCCTGATTCCCACATTCACTCTGGTGTAGGAACCCCGCAGACTACCACACCTATAGCTAGTATCAATAATCAG AGTTTTGAAGATCCTTTTGGTGACACTCCTTTTAAAGCTATGCCTTCTGATGATGGTGCCCCTCAATTCCATTCTTCTGCTATGACAGATCCACTGCAGTCTTCCCTACACCAAAACGTTGGACAATCCCATCCTTCTACAGTGATAGATCCTCTGCAGTCTTCCCTGCACCAAAGCCATGGGCAGTCCCATCCTTCTACTATGACAGGTTCTTTCCAGTCTTCTATGAACGAACACCTTGGACAGTCCCAAGGAATGATCCAGGAAACAAACCAAGTCTCTAATTCTGAATATGGTAATGTGTTTTCTGCTTCAACTGGTGCATCTGGCTTATCCTGCTTGCAAGCACCGTCAGAGCCACAGTTTCTTCAAGGGCCATCCACTATTCCAGACCCTGAGATTGATATACTGGCAGATATTTTACCTCCTTCTGGGCCTCCGTCTAACACATCATCCTTGGCAACATATTCATTCCCCAGCGACCAGCGGGCATTGCCTACTCCCTTCTCAGATCCTGGCCAACCTACTCAGCAAAATTTTACAGCTTTAAGCAATCAGCCTTCAGAACCAAATGGTAGTTCATTCCTTAATGTGCAATCCCAGCCCGGAGCTACAGCATCTTTGAACTCAAATATGGCTTTCCAGCCTCAAAATGCACCTACTGTACAGTTTGACTATGGGGCTCCACAGGGAGGATCTACAAAACCTACTGGAGAGGTTGGGTATGGAGCCTCGCAGGGAGGAACTACAGTGCCTACTGGACAAGTTGGGTATGGGCCCCCACAGGGAGGATTTGCAGCACCTTCTGGACAGTGTGGCTATGGGCCCCCACATGGAGGATCTGCTGCACCTACTGGACAGTTTAGCTATGGAGGGGGCCCACAGGGAGTTCCTGCAGCACCTACTGAACAGTTTGGCTATGGAGAGGGCCCACAGGGAGGATCTTCAGCTCCTTTCTATACACAGATGGCTTCAGCCAGCAGTCCAAATTCACAGGCTAATAGTGGTAGCTATTTCGTACAGAATGGAGGATGTGCTGCTCCTGTTACTTCACAAACTTCTCAGCAAAACCCAAGTGGGCCAATTGTTCCACTTGGCAGTGGAAACGTTCAGCACCATGGTTTTCCAGCTCCACCATTAGCTTCTCAAGGAGCTTATCAGGTGCCAAATGGTCACGCTGCTCAGCAAAAAAGTGACGATTTTCTGGGCAGCATTCTTCCGCAAGCTGCACCCCCTCAAGTTCCTTCACAACAAGGTTTTCCAACGTCAATGGGATCACTTTCGATAGTATCTCAACCATCTAAGGGCAAGTTTGAGACAAAGTCAACAGTCTGGGCTGACACTCTTAACAGAGGGCTAGTTGATTTGAATATATCTGGGC CTAAAACAAATCCATTGGCTGACATTGGAGTGGATTTTGATGCCATAAacagaaaggaaaagagaatgGAAAAGCCTACTACAACTGCAGTAACTTCTACTATCACCATGGGTAAAGCTATGGGATCTGGCTCTGGAGTAGGTCGTGCCGGTGCGAGTGCCCTTAGAGGGCCACCAAACCCTATGATGGGGTCTGGTATGGGTATGAACCACGCCGGCATGGGAGGGCCCTATGGAGGAACCAATCAACCCATGGGAATGGGCATGGGCGTGGGCATGGGCATGGGCATGGGCATGAACAATACTGGCGTGAACCCAGGAATGGGAATGAACCCGGGCATGGGGATGGGAATGGGGATGAACCCGGGCATGGGGATGAACCCGGGCATGGGAATGAACCCGGGCATGGGAATGGGGATGGGAATGGGAATGAATCCTGGCAATATGGGTATGGGACAAACAATGCAATTTCAACCACCGGGTGCGTTTCAGCCAGGATCCAATGCCTCGGGTAGTTATAATCCAATGATGGGTGGCTATGCCCCCCAACAATCATATGGTGGTGGCTACCAATAA
- the LOC101209356 gene encoding clathrin interactor EPSIN 3 isoform X2, with the protein MIMAVIWKRVNDSGKNWRHVYKGLTVLEYLVAHGSERVIDEIKDHAYQLSGLSSFQYIDSSGRDQGTNVRKKSHSLVVLVNDPERISEIRQKASVNRDKFRSPSLASGVHRPGYGDRYDDDFHEGRYGSRDEDRNSNGNGREREYDYRDDDRGRNSNSNRRDGDHYSRDGEERHGRDSPRDGDNWGRRSVDDHQYGAKRDQDRDRDDSARDGSGRGDVRSPDVRHHDHKFSEQDTGAPPSYEEAVSESRSPPAHSERDQESSTSTPATSSAPPTSAPSQSSPVHGAPTAAGQLIGNFDEFDPRSSVTAAPTIAPNNVEMDLLGSLTDFPSNPMAIMPTASANVTGAFEPDSHIHSGVGTPQTTTPIASINNQSFEDPFGDTPFKAMPSDDGAPQFHSSAMTDPLQSSLHQNVGQSHPSTVIDPLQSSLHQSHGQSHPSTMTGSFQSSMNEHLGQSQGMIQETNQVSNSEYGNVFSASTGASGLSCLQAPSEPQFLQGPSTIPDPEIDILADILPPSGPPSNTSSLATYSFPSDQRALPTPFSDPGQPTQQNFTALSNQPSEPNGSSFLNVQSQPGATASLNSNMAFQPQNAPTVQFDYGAPQGGSTKPTGEVGYGASQGGTTVPTGQVGYGPPQGGFAAPSGQCGYGPPHGGSAAPTGQFSYGGGPQGVPAAPTEQFGYGEGPQGGSSAPFYTQMASASSPNSQANSGSYFVQNGGCAAPVTSQTSQQNPSGPIVPLGSGNVQHHGFPAPPLASQGAYQVPNGHAAQQKSDDFLGSILPQAAPPQVPSQQGFPTSMGSLSIVSQPSKGKFETKSTVWADTLNRGLVDLNISGPKTNPLADIGVDFDAINRKEKRMEKPTTTAVTSTITMGKAMGSGSGVGRAGASALRGPPNPMMGSGMGMNHAGMGGPYGGTNQPMGMGMGVGMGMGMGMNNTGVNPGMGMNPGMGMGMGMNPGMGMNPGMGMNPGMGMGMGMGMNPGNMGMGQTMQFQPPGAFQPGSNASGSYNPMMGGYAPQQSYGGGYQ; encoded by the exons ATGATCATGGCGGTAATCTGGAAGCGTGTTAATGACTCCGGCAAAAATTGGCGGCATGTGTACAAG GGTTTAACTGTCTTGGAGTATCTGGTGGCTCATGGATCAGAGCGAGTAATAGACGAGATCAAGGATCATGCATACCAATTATCA GGCTTGTCCAGCTTTCAATATATTGATTCCAGTGGAAGGGATCAAGGAACAAATGTTCGAAAGAAGTCACATAGTCTTGTGGTTCTTGTGAATGATCCGGAAAGAATCAGTGAGATCAGGCAGAAGGCTAGCGTCAACAGGGACAA GTTTCGAAGTCCGTCATTAGCCAGCGGAGTACATAGACCGGGGTATGGAGACCGTTACGATGATGATTTTCATGAGGGACGCTATGGAAGCAGGGATGAAGATAGGAATAGCAATGGTAATGGAAGGGAAAGGGAATATGACTACAGAGATGACGACCGTGGTAGGAATTCCAACTCAAATAGACGTGATGGAGATCACTATAGCAGAGATGGTGAAGAACGACATGGAAGAGATAGTCCCAGGGATGGAGATAATTGGGGGCGAAGAAGTGTTGATGACCACCAATATGGTGCAAAAAGGGATCAAGATAGAGACCGTGATGACAGTGCTCG TGATGGTAGTGGAAGAGGTGATGTCAGGTCACCGGATGTGAG GCATCATGATCATAAATTTTCAGAGCAAGACACTGGCGCACCTCCTAGTTATGAAGAGGCAGTGAGTGAGTCTCGAAGCCCACCAGCTCATAGTGAAAG AGACCAAGAATCCTCAACCTCTACTCCTGCTACTTCATCTGCGCCTCCTACCAGTGCACCTAGCCAGTCAAGTCCCGTACATGGTGCTCCAACAGCTGCAGGCCAGTTAATTGGAAACTTTGACGAATTTGACCCTCGCAGTTCAGTTACAG CTGCGCCAACTATTGCACCAAACAATGTTGAGATGGACTTACTTGGCTCACTGACCGATTTTCCTTCAAACCCAATGGCCATTATGCCAACGGCATCTGCAAATGTGACTGGGGCCTTTGAGCCTGATTCCCACATTCACTCTGGTGTAGGAACCCCGCAGACTACCACACCTATAGCTAGTATCAATAATCAG AGTTTTGAAGATCCTTTTGGTGACACTCCTTTTAAAGCTATGCCTTCTGATGATGGTGCCCCTCAATTCCATTCTTCTGCTATGACAGATCCACTGCAGTCTTCCCTACACCAAAACGTTGGACAATCCCATCCTTCTACAGTGATAGATCCTCTGCAGTCTTCCCTGCACCAAAGCCATGGGCAGTCCCATCCTTCTACTATGACAGGTTCTTTCCAGTCTTCTATGAACGAACACCTTGGACAGTCCCAAGGAATGATCCAGGAAACAAACCAAGTCTCTAATTCTGAATATGGTAATGTGTTTTCTGCTTCAACTGGTGCATCTGGCTTATCCTGCTTGCAAGCACCGTCAGAGCCACAGTTTCTTCAAGGGCCATCCACTATTCCAGACCCTGAGATTGATATACTGGCAGATATTTTACCTCCTTCTGGGCCTCCGTCTAACACATCATCCTTGGCAACATATTCATTCCCCAGCGACCAGCGGGCATTGCCTACTCCCTTCTCAGATCCTGGCCAACCTACTCAGCAAAATTTTACAGCTTTAAGCAATCAGCCTTCAGAACCAAATGGTAGTTCATTCCTTAATGTGCAATCCCAGCCCGGAGCTACAGCATCTTTGAACTCAAATATGGCTTTCCAGCCTCAAAATGCACCTACTGTACAGTTTGACTATGGGGCTCCACAGGGAGGATCTACAAAACCTACTGGAGAGGTTGGGTATGGAGCCTCGCAGGGAGGAACTACAGTGCCTACTGGACAAGTTGGGTATGGGCCCCCACAGGGAGGATTTGCAGCACCTTCTGGACAGTGTGGCTATGGGCCCCCACATGGAGGATCTGCTGCACCTACTGGACAGTTTAGCTATGGAGGGGGCCCACAGGGAGTTCCTGCAGCACCTACTGAACAGTTTGGCTATGGAGAGGGCCCACAGGGAGGATCTTCAGCTCCTTTCTATACACAGATGGCTTCAGCCAGCAGTCCAAATTCACAGGCTAATAGTGGTAGCTATTTCGTACAGAATGGAGGATGTGCTGCTCCTGTTACTTCACAAACTTCTCAGCAAAACCCAAGTGGGCCAATTGTTCCACTTGGCAGTGGAAACGTTCAGCACCATGGTTTTCCAGCTCCACCATTAGCTTCTCAAGGAGCTTATCAGGTGCCAAATGGTCACGCTGCTCAGCAAAAAAGTGACGATTTTCTGGGCAGCATTCTTCCGCAAGCTGCACCCCCTCAAGTTCCTTCACAACAAGGTTTTCCAACGTCAATGGGATCACTTTCGATAGTATCTCAACCATCTAAGGGCAAGTTTGAGACAAAGTCAACAGTCTGGGCTGACACTCTTAACAGAGGGCTAGTTGATTTGAATATATCTGGGC CTAAAACAAATCCATTGGCTGACATTGGAGTGGATTTTGATGCCATAAacagaaaggaaaagagaatgGAAAAGCCTACTACAACTGCAGTAACTTCTACTATCACCATGGGTAAAGCTATGGGATCTGGCTCTGGAGTAGGTCGTGCCGGTGCGAGTGCCCTTAGAGGGCCACCAAACCCTATGATGGGGTCTGGTATGGGTATGAACCACGCCGGCATGGGAGGGCCCTATGGAGGAACCAATCAACCCATGGGAATGGGCATGGGCGTGGGCATGGGCATGGGCATGGGCATGAACAATACTGGCGTGAACCCAGGAATGGGAATGAACCCGGGCATGGGGATGGGAATGGGGATGAACCCGGGCATGGGGATGAACCCGGGCATGGGAATGAACCCGGGCATGGGAATGGGGATGGGAATGGGAATGAATCCTGGCAATATGGGTATGGGACAAACAATGCAATTTCAACCACCGGGTGCGTTTCAGCCAGGATCCAATGCCTCGGGTAGTTATAATCCAATGATGGGTGGCTATGCCCCCCAACAATCATATGGTGGTGGCTACCAATAA
- the LOC101209107 gene encoding protein STRUBBELIG-RECEPTOR FAMILY 5, translating into MNIATLVFWIIQISIHGVGVFSKTKAPDVSALNVMFSSLNSPSQLSGWGSSGGDPCGNSWEGIQCSGSSVTEISLSDFGLSGSMGYQLSNLASVTYFDLSKNNLNGEIPYQLPPNAVHIDLSGNSFTGSVPYSISQMSELEFLNLGHNKLSNQLSDMFGKLAKLKRLDLSFNSISGNLPQSFKKLSSLTVLHIQDNKFSGSINFLADLPLDDLNVANNKFTGWIPESLEDIDNLETVGNSWSTGPAPPPPPGTVSPTNKKSNKEESNKISSAVKSGLVIAGIAMGVLAVIAIVIGMTTKRRRHVSHYLDEDTNQHRSFTPLTSQELAKGNDNNGIDRKSFTSDASVDIKGGVVRPPPAPLDSIRSFSDNQFASRLNSKRRSTSFRAISYSLVDLQTATANFSPSRLLGEGTIGRVYKAKYGDGKVLAVKKIDSTVFQGRRTEEFSEVVAIISKLNHTNIAEVVGFCSEQGHHLFIYEFFTNGSLHEFLHMSDDFSKPLTWNTRVRIALGTARALEYLHEVCSPSIIHMNIKSSNILLDAELNPRLSDYGLATFYKSRRQNPEGGYDAPECSTKGSSYTMKSDIHSLGVVMLELLTGRMPFDSSKAKVEQCLVRWATPQLHDIDALDKMVDPALRGLYPPKSVSRFADIIALCVQSEPEFRPPMSEVVQALVTLVQRSSMNMRDDLGNSRRMDDYDY; encoded by the exons ATGAACATCGCTACTCTTGTTTTCTGGATCATCCAGATATCCATCCATGGAGTTGGAGTCTTTTCTAAAACGAAAGCACCAGACG TTTCTGCATTGAATGTGATGTTTAGTAGTTTAAATTCACCTTCACAACTCTCTGGTTGGGGTTCAAGTGGGGGTGATCCATGTGGAAATTCTTGGGAAGGGATTCAATGCTCAGGATCATCCGTCACTGAAAt AAGTTTATCAGATTTTGGACTGAGTGGATCAATGGGTTACCAGCTTTCAAATTTGGCATCTGTCACCTACTT TGATTTGAGCAAGAACAACCTCAATGGTGAGATTCCCTACCAACTTCCCCCTAATGCAGTTCACAT TGATCTTTCTGGGAACAGTTTCACTGGTAGTGTGCCTTATTCAATATCTCAGATGAGTGAACTTGAATTTCT AAATCTTGGTCATAACAAGCTTAGCAATCAACTGAGTGATATGTTTGGCAAGCTGGCTAAACTCAAAAGGCT GGATCTGTCCTTCAACTCAATTTCAGGAAACTTACCTCAAAGTTTTAAGAAGCTTTCAAGCCTTACAGTATT gCATATACaagataataaattttcaggttcaatcaattttcttgCTGACCTTCCACTTGATGATTT GAATGTTGCAAATAACAAATTCACTGGATGGATTCCTGAAAGTCTTGAAGATATAGATAACTTGGA AACTGTAGGAAATTCTTGGTCAACTGGACCAGCACCCCCTCCACCACCAGGGACGGTATCTCCGACGAACAAGAAATCAAACAAGGAGGAGTCGAACAAGATCAGTTCGGCAGTGAAAAGTGGGTTAGTGATAGCAGGAATAGCAATGGGAGTATTAGCAGTAATAGCAATAGTGATTGGAATGACAACAAAAAGGAGGAGGCATGTATCTCATTATCTTGATGAAGACACAAATCAACACAGATCATTCACTCCACTCACTTCCCAAGAACTCGCAAAGGGTAATGATAATAATGGGATTGATAGAAAATCCTTCACTTCAGATGCTTCTGTTGACATAAAAGGTGGTGTGGTTAGACCACCACCAGCTCCTTTAGATTCTATTCGGTCCTTCAGTGATAATCAGTTTGCAAGCCGTCTGAATTCGAAGAGGAGAAGCACTTCGTTTCGTgcaatttcttattcattgGTTGATTTGCAAACTGCCACTGCTAATTTTTCTCCTTCTCGACTTCTTGGTGAGGGTACTATTGGACGTGTTTATAAGGCCAAGTATGGAGATGGAAAG gTATTGGCAGTGAAGAAGATAGATTCAACAGTTTTTCAAGGGAGGAGAACCGAGGAGTTCAGTGAAGTAGTAGCAATAATTTCAAAGCTTAATCACACAAACATAGCAGAAGTGGTTGGATTTTGTTCAGAGCAGGGACATCATTTGTTcatttatgaatttttcaCGAATGGTTCACTTCATGAGTTTCTTCATATGTCTGATGACTTCAGTAAACCACTCACTTGGAACACCAGAGTCAGAATTGCTTTGGGGACAGCAAGAGCTCTTGA gTATCTTCACGAAGTTTGCTCGCCATCCATAATTCACATGAATATCAAGTCCTCTAATATATTGCTTGATGCCGAACTTAATCCTCGTCTCTCAGACTACGGTTTGGCAACATTTTATAAG AGTAGAAGGCAAAACCCTGAAGGTGGATATGATGCTCCAGAATGCAGTACAAAGGGTTCAAGTTATACTATGAAGAGTGACATTCACAGTTTGGGAGTGGTGATGTTGGAATTGTTGACGGGCAGGATGCCTTTTGACTC GAGTAAGGCAAAAGTGGAACAATGTCTAGTGAGATGGGCAACGCCACAACTGCATGACATAGATGCATTGGACAAAATGGTGGATCCTGCACTGAGAGGCTTATATCCACCAAAGTCGGTGTCTAGATTTGCAGATATAATTGCCCTTTGCGTTCAATCAGAGCCTGAATTTAGGCCTCCAATGTCCGAAGTGGTTCAAGCCTTGGTCACTTTGGTTCAACGTTCCAGTATGAATATGAGAGATGATCTTGGAAACTCTCGACGAATGGATGATTATGACTattaa
- the LOC101205564 gene encoding uncharacterized protein LOC101205564, which translates to MRMRSKRSKPLHNFMLPCLKWGSQKHLRCMKVNSNGVQVSGVYRQSHSSRSEESTESRSRESGLEMRMFLKDLEMRPKVSKSRIKKTDDDGIEAVREKLMFDLKTAADKMKEAILSKEAAVAGEEADGKKNDSAGMEETAAAVALSMAEARPWNLRTRRAACKAPPNVDGGGSKNLKIDEKKSNYESTLRSDGGAKSPRLKIGPEKKKKVKLVVPLSKREIDEDFMEMVGLRPPRRPKKRTRIVQKQLDTLFPGLWLSEITADLYKVSELPENGKVTKS; encoded by the exons ATGAGAATGCGGTCCAAGAGATCGAAGCCTCTTCACAATTTCATGTTACCTTGTTTGAAGTGGGGGAGTCAGAAGCACTTGAGGTGCATGAAGGTGAATTCTAATGGCGTACAGGTCTCCGGCGTCTATCGTCAATCTCACTCCTCGAGATCGGAGGAGTCTACCGAGAGTAGGAGTCGAGAATCAGGGTTGGAGATGCGGATGTTCTTGAAGGATTTGGAGATGAGACCGAAGGTTTCGAAATCGAGAATCAAGAAAACTGACGACGACGGGATCGAGGCGGTCCGTGAGAAGCTTATGTTTGATCTGAAAACGGCGGCCGATAAAATGAAAGAGGCGATTTTAAGTAAAGAGGCGGCGGTGGCTGGTGAAGAGGCGGATGGGAAGAAGAACGATTCTGCCGGAATGGAAGAGACGGCGGCGGCTGTTGCGTTATCGATGGCGGAGGCCAGACCGTGGAATCTAAGGACGAGGAGAGCCGCTTGCAAGGCTCCTCCTAATGTTGACGGTGGCGGAAGTAAGAACTTGAAGATTGACGAGAAGAAATCGAATTACGAATCCACGTTGCGAAGCGACGGTGGTGCCAAGTCGCCAAGGCTGAAAATTGGGccggagaagaagaagaaggtgaaaTTGGTAGTGCCGCTATCGAAGAGAGAGATCGATGAGGATTTCATGGAAATGGTGGGACTCAGACCACCGAGGCGGCCCAAGAAGAGGACCAGAATCGTTCAAAAGCAATTAGAT ACGCTTTTTCCTGGGTTATGGCTATCGGAGATCACGGCTGACTTGTATAAGGTCTCTGAATTACCTGAAAACGGCAAG GTAACGAAGTCTTAA